A stretch of DNA from Acinetobacter wuhouensis:
CCAGATTGAGCATTGGTAACTGCATGGTTAGCCACCTCTGCATGCTGTTTCGCTCTAATATAATAAGCTGTCCCCAAAATAGTAACAGATAAAACAATACCTACTAACATCACTGTTAATATCGTGGCTATACCTTTCTGCGAACTTAAACTTGACTGAAATTTATTTATCATCACAGTGCCCTATCAAGATGTAATGTTTGACAAGCAAACTGGAAAACTGAATGTATTTGCTGTAATTGTTAATTTAGAATGAGAGGCTGCTGTACCTATGCCATATGGAGTACATGTTTGCGTGGTTAAATTAAAGCTAATTGTTGAAGCGCTTGGTAAAACAGCTAAAACTCGATCAACTGTCCAAGTTAAGCTATCTAAGTTACTTGTTTGAGCACATGAGTTTGCTTTGAGTAAAATCAGCTTTGTTTGGTTATTATTTAAGACACTGGCTATCCCCTGACATGTTAGTGTATTAGGGATATTGATCGTTGTATAATAACGCCATAAGACAGCCTTTTGACTTTCTACACTAATGTTATTATCCAAAGCTAAGGTACTTGAAGGGATTAATACATTTGTTCCTGAAGAAAAGCCAAAACCTGCATTTTGTGCCAACATTTGAGCAAGCGTTAAACCATTGAATAACTGTGTGTCTTGTTGAGCATTTTGTTGGGAGTCAACACTTGTTGTTACAATAGCTTTGAATAATGTTAATAAGGCAATTAAACATAGCATTGAAATAACTAAACCAACCATTAAACTAACGATAGTCGATCCCTTCTGAGTACATCTCATAACAGTTACTCCCCCACCTTCACTTCACCGCCCAAAGAACTATCGGTTACACTTAAGACAGTTTTTGTTATAGTGACATTTGCCCCTTTCACAGTCGTAGCTTGATTTGTACAGGTTACTGTCACATTTAAATTTTGATTATTTATAGTAATATTAGGAGCAGGTGTAATACCACATAAACTACTACCAGACTGTAATAACACCCTTAATTTATTAACTGCTATTTGCTGGATATTACTTTGTCGATGAGCCTGCATAATTTTACCAATACTAAGCGCACCGCCTAAAGCAATAATGCTGGTTAAAACTAATGCAACAAGTGCCTCAAGCAAAGTTGAGCCTTTTTGATAATTATAGTTATTAATTAAATGTATATGTTTCACTGAGGCTACCATTTTTAATAGTTAAAACTTTATCTGTAGTACAAGGTGGAGTATTTTGTTGGTCACCTAAATGCCCAAATGCAATACAATTTAAAGTCGTACTAGATACATCTTTTATTTGAACATTTGCAGGGATTTGAAAACTATAAATAGAAGTTGAAGTACAACTTGCAGAGGCACTAGATGTTGGCTTATATACAGATAGAGTATTATTACTATTTAAACATATTTGAGATGCAGCAGAATTATCTGTAAAACCACGCTCATTTCGAATAGAAGTAGATTTTGCTAGACTAATAGCATTTGCTAAAGAAGCAACAGTTTTGGTTATTTCTGCTTGTTTAACCCAGTTAACCGTAAGTGCTGTACCAGCAACTGCCAATATACCAAGAATAGCAACCACAACCATCATCTCAATCAGTGAAAATCCAGAAGCACGGTTCATAGATACCTCTAAACTCAATATGTATCACACGATGTTGGAGAAGATGAAGTATTGCTCATTGTCAAAGTACAATTATCTTTAGTAGCTGTAATCGTATATGCCCCTGCTGTAGAATTTACCTTGTAAGAAAAGATCGTTTCGCTTGGATTCCATGAACTAAATGCAGTTTTGGTAGTTGCTGTATTTGATGTAGTTTGTACTGGATAACTAAGTGTTCTTTGATATGTATTTTCTAAAACCAGACTCAAAGCAACTAGATCAGATTGGGCCGCTTTAATATGTGCTTTCTTCACATAATTTGAATAACTAGGAATAGCAATGCTAGCAATAATTGCCAATATCACAATAACAATCATCAATTCTATTAGAGTAAAACCTTGGTTATTCATAAAAAAGACTAAAAACAATATAAAATAACAATATAAAGCATATGACTAAATAAAACATTAAGAATTATTGACTAAATAGCTACCAATTTTGTAGCCACTTTAAGTTAAAAATCACTATCCATTTAACATAATGGGCGTTATACGAAATGCTTTTTAAAATATCCTTGTTTTTCATATAGTTAAAAATTTTTAATCGACCTCAAAAACAGCAAAAAGCCGACTTGGAAATAAGTCGGTTTCTTTTTAAGCAATTTTGATACTTCTTGCCAATAAAATTGATCAATATTTAATCAAATTGTCATTTTTCTCTGCGTTATCAAGACAGCGCTGGCTTAAATTATCCCCAATTTCTGCGGACAACTCTTGGGATAAAAATCCACCAATTTTGTACGCCTGAGCGCACATGGATTTAGGGATTTTGCGGATGTTCACAATCCCTTGTATTCAATA
This window harbors:
- a CDS encoding type IV pilin protein translates to MNNQGFTLIELMIVIVILAIIASIAIPSYSNYVKKAHIKAAQSDLVALSLVLENTYQRTLSYPVQTTSNTATTKTAFSSWNPSETIFSYKVNSTAGAYTITATKDNCTLTMSNTSSSPTSCDTY
- a CDS encoding prepilin-type N-terminal cleavage/methylation domain-containing protein, producing MKHIHLINNYNYQKGSTLLEALVALVLTSIIALGGALSIGKIMQAHRQSNIQQIAVNKLRVLLQSGSSLCGITPAPNITINNQNLNVTVTCTNQATTVKGANVTITKTVLSVTDSSLGGEVKVGE
- a CDS encoding pilus assembly FimT family protein, translated to MNRASGFSLIEMMVVVAILGILAVAGTALTVNWVKQAEITKTVASLANAISLAKSTSIRNERGFTDNSAASQICLNSNNTLSVYKPTSSASASCTSTSIYSFQIPANVQIKDVSSTTLNCIAFGHLGDQQNTPPCTTDKVLTIKNGSLSETYTFN